GGAGGACGTGGCCTGGGCGCATTCGGTGGCGCTGGGCCTGGGCCCGGCGCAGTATGCGGAGCTGGGCCACGGCGTGGTGGTGCGCCAGCACGAGCTGACCTACCTGCAGGCCACCCGGCTGGGCGAAGACCTGCTGCTGGCGACGTGGATCACCGGCGTGGACAAGCTCTCGCTGCACCGCGCCTTCCAGTTCGTGCGCGCGGCGGACGGCGCCACGGTGTTTCGCGGGCGCACGCACTATGTGTGTGTGGACATCGAGCAGGGCCGCGTGCGCCGCATGCCAGAACGCTTTTTGCAGACCTATGCACCGGCCGTGCTGAAGCCGGCCTGAGCGGCGGGCCCGCGGGCACGGGGCTTGCCGCCTGCGCGGCACCACGATCCCCGCACGAGGCCCCCGATGAGACGATCGCCCTTCCCGGCCCACCGCGTGCTGGCCGCCAGCTGTCTGGCGCTGGCATTCGGCCCCCTGCCCGCCCCCACGCTGGCCCAGATCACGGCCGACGCCCAGCCGCCCGGGGCCGACAAGACCCGGCGCACCCGCGCGCTCGAGCTGGGCGCCCGGGCGCTGCAGACCCACGCTCCCGTGGGCGCGCTGGACATCTACCTCAACGGCTTCCACCCGATGAAGGACGACCCGGCACACCAGGTGGAAGCGCACCACTTCTGCCGCCAGGTCAATGAAGACTTTGCGCAGTGCGCCCTGTTCGACAGTGCCGCGCGCACCGCCAACCTGACCGGCATCGAATACATCATTTCCGAGAAGCTCTTCCTGCGCCTGCCCGAGGGCGAGCGCCGCTACTGGCATCCGCACAACGGCGAGATCCTCTCGGGCCAGCTGATCGCGCCGGGCATCCCACGTGCGGCCGAGAAGGCGCTGATGCGCGACAAGGTCAACAGCTACGGCAAGACCTGGCATGTGTGGCACACCGGCGCCTTCGGCATCCCGGGCGACGCCCTGCCCATGGGCGAGCCGCGGCTGGCGTGGTCGTTCAACCGCGATGGCGAGATCATCCCGGGCCTGTTGTTGCAGCGGGATCAGCGCCTGCGCCAGCAAAGCACCGAGCGGCGGCGGGAACGGGCCGACCTGCAGCAGCTCGCCAAGCCGCAGGAAGGCGTGGACGCGTTGCTGGGCGCCTTCCCGCGGGACACCGGCCCGATCCCCGGCGTGGTGGACAGCCGGGCTGTGGCGCCCTCGGGCCAGCCCGTGCCCGACGCCGCCAGCGCGCCACGTTGACTGGCGCCGACCCTGACCGCTGCCGTGACCACGCACCGCATCGAGGACCAGACCGTGCGCACCCTGCTGCAGATGGCGCAGGCCGGCCCGCCCGCCATCGCGCAACGCCTGAAGGACCTGGACCGGGAGTGGGGCACCGACCGGGTGACCGAGCTGGATGCCGCCGTGACCGGGCGATCCCTCCGCGCGATCGACCGCTGACCGCGCTCACGCCCGCACGGGGCCATCCTGGGGCGATCACCGCGCGGCAGGGGCCGCGGCGGCCTGCTCGGCGCTGTAGCGGGCCTGGGCACGCATGGCCCGCTCCTCCAGCGAGGCCGCCGGTGCGGTGTCCTCGCGCATCAGCTGGATCAGCCGCGCCGTCACCGCCTCGTCTGCCCCGAAGAGCTGACGGGCCGCAGCCTCGCCAAACCACTGCTGTCGCTGTGCCTGCAAGGCCTGCAGGTCGGCCGCCATCTCGTCGACCGACTGCGGCGCGCGCTCGGGGCTCACCACCTGGCGCAGCGACTGCTCGTAGCGACCATAACGCTCGGCCAGCTCGATGGCCTGGGCCTGCGCGCGCTCGGGCAGCGCCGACGTGGCCTCGCGGGCCGCCTCGGCCACCGGGCGGTCACGGCGAAAGGCGAGCACCTGTTCCAGCGTGCGCAGGGTGTCGGTGTCGAGCACCAGCGCCCCCTGTGCATCGGCCCGGAATCGGCCGACGGGCTCAAGAGGCGTGGCCTCGCCGGCCGGGGCCGGGCGCCCAGCCGACACCGTGAAGCCCGGCTCCGGCCCCTGGGGCCACAGCGTGCCCCCCGGGCCAGCCGCCCCTCCGGCCTGGGCCACGGTGCCGCCCTGTACGACGGCCTGGGGCGCGGCCGGCGTCGGCTCCCCCCCGCGCAGCAGCAAGGCCACCCCGGCCACCGTGAGGGCGGCGAGCACCAGCCCGCCCGCCACGCGTCGCCCGCCGTGCGGGCTGGCAGTCATGATGATCATGAGAGGCCTTTCTGTGCGAGGGCTGCGCTCAGTACGGGCAGTTCTGGCTGTAGCGGTCGAAGACCAGCGACGTGGCGTACGCCTGGTGCGGCGCACCGCACAGGAACGGCGAATAGCGGGTGTCGCTGTCGACGAAGCGCTTCATCCACGTCACCGCATAGCGCCCGATCGGCGTGTTGGTCATGTTCGGCGCGAAGTGCGTCGCGTTGTTGAGCTCGCCATAGGCCTTCGACGTGGTCGACGGCAGGTTCTGGTAATACACCCGCGACATGGTCGCCACCGGTGCGATCGTGTCGCCATCGGCCCCGATGATCATCGTGGGCACCCGAACGGTCGAGAAGTTCGATGTCGGGCTCCACGGCGTCATGGGATACGAGGCCTTGAGCGTCGGGTAGTCGCGCGCGGCAATCAGCGAGCCGCCGCCCCCCATCGAGTGCCCGGCCACCGCCGTGCGCGTGCCATCGGCCCGGCTGCGCACTGCCGAGGGCGACGAGTTCAGCACGTAGTTCAGCGCGGCCATCAGCTGGTTGGCGCGGCTGGCGGGTTGGTCGAGCGTGGTCAGCGTGTTCATCGTCAGCACCACGAAGCCGTGGGTGGCCAGACGGCGGCCCAGCCAAGCGATGCTGCTCTGCGTGGCCGTGAAGCCGGGGCTGATCGCAATGACGCCGTACTTGCCCGTCTGCGTGGGGTAGTAGACGGTGCCGCCGCCAAAGCCCACGGGCAGCGTGACCGACGAAGTCGACACGCTGTAGGGGCCGGCGGTGGCGTTCAGGCTGGACGAGGTGGGTGCGGTCGTCTGCGCGAGGGCGGGCTGAGCGAGGGCAGCCAGTGCCACAGCGGCACAGGCGGACAGGGCACGAAGCCGGTTCTGCGGTGCGTTCATGGGGATCCCTTTTTGATGGAGCCAGGTTGTCGAAGCGCGCCGCCCCCGAGGGAGGGTGGCCGGCGCACCGACACTGTGCAGACGCACCCCGCCGACGTGAATGGTGGATCCGGACAGAAAGCGGATCGCGCCGGCCAGCCTGCATCCAGATGTCACAGGGGCTGGGCCACCGCGGCGCGCCCGCCCGCGCGCTCGCGGAAGGCCCGTGGCGTCAGCCCCGTCCAGCGCTTGAACGCATGCCGGAAGCTTTCGGCGTCGCTGAAGCCGAGCGCCGCCGCAATGTCGTCGGAGCCCATGCGGGTCGACAGCAGGTAGTCGGAGGCGAGGCTCTTGCGCACGCTGGCAAGCAGTTCGCTGTAGGTCACGCCCTCGTCCTCAAGGCGGCGGCGCAAGGTGCGCGACGACATGCACAGCCGCTGCGACACGGTCTCGATGTCGGGGAAGCGGCCGGGCGTGCGCGTCAGTTCGTCGCACACCTGGCGCGTGACGCCCGCGCGCCGGCGCAGCTCGTCCATCAGGCGCATGCAGTGCTGTGCCATGTGGCTGGCGGTGATGGGGTTGGCCAGCTGCGGCGAGCGCGTGAGCCAGGCGGCGGGAAAGACCAGCGCATTGCGTGCCGCGCCGAAGCGGACCTCGCAGCCCAGGCGGTCACGCAGCGCGTCGGCATGCGGTGGCCGGGGCCCGGTGCACTCGGCCCACTCGGGCAGGAACCAGTCTCCCATGACGTCCTTGCCGATGGTGACGTGGGCCGCCAGCTGCAGATCGATCATGAAGCGGTAGAGCCGCTCGTCCACATCGGCCCACGGAAAGGCTGCGCGGGTGGGGAAGGTCCAGACGGCATGCGCCCCTTCACGCCCCCAGTGCAAGGGCAGCATGCCGCCGGACAGGGGATGACAGCGCACCGCCAGGTCCCACATCTGCGCCACGGTTTCGGAACACAGCAGGGCGTAGCCATACATGCCATAGCTGGACGCGCGCAGGCGCGTGCCGACCAGCAGGCCCAGGTCGCTGCGGGCGCTGAGCCGCAAGGCGTTGCGACTGACCCGCATGAACTGCGCGCACGAGGTGAGCGTGGCGGGGTCGGCCACTGCCCCGGGGCTCAGGCCCGTGCCCTCCAGCAGCGCACCGATCGGCACACCGACTTCCTGCATGGCCCCCACCAGGGTGGCCAGCCGCGATGGCGACAGACAGCGGTCCCCGGCAAAG
This is a stretch of genomic DNA from Aquabacterium olei. It encodes these proteins:
- a CDS encoding lipase secretion chaperone → MIIMTASPHGGRRVAGGLVLAALTVAGVALLLRGGEPTPAAPQAVVQGGTVAQAGGAAGPGGTLWPQGPEPGFTVSAGRPAPAGEATPLEPVGRFRADAQGALVLDTDTLRTLEQVLAFRRDRPVAEAAREATSALPERAQAQAIELAERYGRYEQSLRQVVSPERAPQSVDEMAADLQALQAQRQQWFGEAAARQLFGADEAVTARLIQLMREDTAPAASLEERAMRAQARYSAEQAAAAPAAR
- a CDS encoding alpha/beta hydrolase family protein; protein product: MNAPQNRLRALSACAAVALAALAQPALAQTTAPTSSSLNATAGPYSVSTSSVTLPVGFGGGTVYYPTQTGKYGVIAISPGFTATQSSIAWLGRRLATHGFVVLTMNTLTTLDQPASRANQLMAALNYVLNSSPSAVRSRADGTRTAVAGHSMGGGGSLIAARDYPTLKASYPMTPWSPTSNFSTVRVPTMIIGADGDTIAPVATMSRVYYQNLPSTTSKAYGELNNATHFAPNMTNTPIGRYAVTWMKRFVDSDTRYSPFLCGAPHQAYATSLVFDRYSQNCPY
- a CDS encoding acyl-CoA thioesterase, which translates into the protein MSAAPTWDHPDPFTLPLRVDASCIDLMGHTNNVVYLKWLEDVAWAHSVALGLGPAQYAELGHGVVVRQHELTYLQATRLGEDLLLATWITGVDKLSLHRAFQFVRAADGATVFRGRTHYVCVDIEQGRVRRMPERFLQTYAPAVLKPA
- a CDS encoding AraC family transcriptional regulator — its product is MLQTCGVPSGEDAGAPGQEASPFFIAFAGDRCLSPSRLATLVGAMQEVGVPIGALLEGTGLSPGAVADPATLTSCAQFMRVSRNALRLSARSDLGLLVGTRLRASSYGMYGYALLCSETVAQMWDLAVRCHPLSGGMLPLHWGREGAHAVWTFPTRAAFPWADVDERLYRFMIDLQLAAHVTIGKDVMGDWFLPEWAECTGPRPPHADALRDRLGCEVRFGAARNALVFPAAWLTRSPQLANPITASHMAQHCMRLMDELRRRAGVTRQVCDELTRTPGRFPDIETVSQRLCMSSRTLRRRLEDEGVTYSELLASVRKSLASDYLLSTRMGSDDIAAALGFSDAESFRHAFKRWTGLTPRAFRERAGGRAAVAQPL
- a CDS encoding OBAP family protein; this translates as MRRSPFPAHRVLAASCLALAFGPLPAPTLAQITADAQPPGADKTRRTRALELGARALQTHAPVGALDIYLNGFHPMKDDPAHQVEAHHFCRQVNEDFAQCALFDSAARTANLTGIEYIISEKLFLRLPEGERRYWHPHNGEILSGQLIAPGIPRAAEKALMRDKVNSYGKTWHVWHTGAFGIPGDALPMGEPRLAWSFNRDGEIIPGLLLQRDQRLRQQSTERRRERADLQQLAKPQEGVDALLGAFPRDTGPIPGVVDSRAVAPSGQPVPDAASAPR